Proteins from a single region of Macaca fascicularis isolate 582-1 chromosome 5, T2T-MFA8v1.1:
- the ABHD18 gene encoding protein ABHD18 isoform X9, with protein sequence MASLAVSNWPKPMPLIPCLSWSTASGVFTTGVLSKSINWRELEKQYYTQTVYEEEIIHMLEYCGTDSFKMGQEFVKCFTSSADKLTNLNLVSRTLNLDITNQVVSQKPADCHNSSKTSVSATSEGLLLQDTSKMKCFNQTLSTNKSSYTSCNPQSYHLLSKEQRRNNLRKESLIFMKGVMDECTHVANFSVPVDPSLIIVVQAKEDAYIPRTGVRSLQEIWPGCEIRYLEGGHISAYLFKQGLFRELGMMHIIGMLYRVAFPSSNINGQVF encoded by the exons ATGGCTTCCTTAGCGGTATCCAACTGGCCTAAGCCCATGCCGTTGATTCCATGCCTGTCTTGGTCCACAGCATCTGGGGTCTTCACTACG GGTGTGTTGAGTAAATCAATTAATTGGCGGGAGCTGGAAAAGCAATATTATACCCAGACAGTATATGAAGAAGAAATTATTCACATGCTTGAATACTGTGGA ACAGATTCTTTCAAAATGGGACAAGAGTTTGTGAAATGCTTCACTAGCAGTGCAGACAAGCTAACTAACCTTAATCTGGTTTCCAGAACTCTAAATTTAGATATAACAAACCAAGTTGTATCCCAAAAACCTGCTGACTGCCATAATTCTAGTAAAACGTCTGTCAGTGCAACATCAGAAGGACTTTTATTGCAAGATACCTCTAAGATGAAGTGCTTCAATCAAACACTTTCAACCAACAAAAGTAGTTATACAAGTTGCAACCCTCAGTCATACCACCTACTTagtaaagaacaaagaagaaacaatCTTCGGAAAGAATctttaatatttatgaaaggtGTCATGGATGAATGTACTCATGTAGCAAATTTCTCAG TACCAGTTGATCCAAGCCTCATTATAGTGGTTCAAGCCAAAGAAGATGCCTATATTCCACGAACAGGAGTTCGAAGTTTACAAGAAATTTGGCCTGGTTGTGAGATCCGATACTTAGAAGGGGGTCATATTAGTGCTTATCTTTTTAAACAAGGACTCTTCAG agAACTAGGCATGATGCATATCATAGGCATGCTTTATCGTGTGGCTTTCCCCTCTTCAAATATTAATGGCCAGGTATTTTAG
- the ABHD18 gene encoding protein ABHD18 isoform X8, translated as MYSQTKLFNYFKTFSLTHILKWLQETQGPSMASLAVSNWPKPMPLIPCLSWSTASGVFTTGVLSKSINWRELEKQYYTQTVYEEEIIHMLEYCGTDSFKMGQEFVKCFTSSADKLTNLNLVSRTLNLDITNQVVSQKPADCHNSSKTSVSATSEGLLLQDTSKMKCFNQTLSTNKSSYTSCNPQSYHLLSKEQRRNNLRKESLIFMKGVMDECTHVANFSVPVDPSLIIVVQAKEDAYIPRTGVRSLQEIWPGCEIRYLEGGHISAYLFKQGLFRQAIYDAFERFLHKYAN; from the exons ATGGCTTCCTTAGCGGTATCCAACTGGCCTAAGCCCATGCCGTTGATTCCATGCCTGTCTTGGTCCACAGCATCTGGGGTCTTCACTACG GGTGTGTTGAGTAAATCAATTAATTGGCGGGAGCTGGAAAAGCAATATTATACCCAGACAGTATATGAAGAAGAAATTATTCACATGCTTGAATACTGTGGA ACAGATTCTTTCAAAATGGGACAAGAGTTTGTGAAATGCTTCACTAGCAGTGCAGACAAGCTAACTAACCTTAATCTGGTTTCCAGAACTCTAAATTTAGATATAACAAACCAAGTTGTATCCCAAAAACCTGCTGACTGCCATAATTCTAGTAAAACGTCTGTCAGTGCAACATCAGAAGGACTTTTATTGCAAGATACCTCTAAGATGAAGTGCTTCAATCAAACACTTTCAACCAACAAAAGTAGTTATACAAGTTGCAACCCTCAGTCATACCACCTACTTagtaaagaacaaagaagaaacaatCTTCGGAAAGAATctttaatatttatgaaaggtGTCATGGATGAATGTACTCATGTAGCAAATTTCTCAG TACCAGTTGATCCAAGCCTCATTATAGTGGTTCAAGCCAAAGAAGATGCCTATATTCCACGAACAGGAGTTCGAAGTTTACAAGAAATTTGGCCTGGTTGTGAGATCCGATACTTAGAAGGGGGTCATATTAGTGCTTATCTTTTTAAACAAGGACTCTTCAG acAAGCCATCTATGATGCATTTGAACGCTTCCTCCATAAATACGCTAACTAA
- the ABHD18 gene encoding protein ABHD18 isoform X11, with amino-acid sequence MASLAVSNWPKPMPLIPCLSWSTASGVFTTGVLSKSINWRELEKQYYTQTVYEEEIIHMLEYCGTDSFKMGQEFVKCFTSSADKLTNLNLVSRTLNLDITNQVVSQKPADCHNSSKTSVSATSEGLLLQDTSKMKCFNQTLSTNKSSYTSCNPQSYHLLSKEQRRNNLRKESLIFMKGVMDECTHVANFSVPVDPSLIIVVQAKEDAYIPRTGVRSLQEIWPGCEIRYLEGGHISAYLFKQGLFRQAIYDAFERFLHKYAN; translated from the exons ATGGCTTCCTTAGCGGTATCCAACTGGCCTAAGCCCATGCCGTTGATTCCATGCCTGTCTTGGTCCACAGCATCTGGGGTCTTCACTACG GGTGTGTTGAGTAAATCAATTAATTGGCGGGAGCTGGAAAAGCAATATTATACCCAGACAGTATATGAAGAAGAAATTATTCACATGCTTGAATACTGTGGA ACAGATTCTTTCAAAATGGGACAAGAGTTTGTGAAATGCTTCACTAGCAGTGCAGACAAGCTAACTAACCTTAATCTGGTTTCCAGAACTCTAAATTTAGATATAACAAACCAAGTTGTATCCCAAAAACCTGCTGACTGCCATAATTCTAGTAAAACGTCTGTCAGTGCAACATCAGAAGGACTTTTATTGCAAGATACCTCTAAGATGAAGTGCTTCAATCAAACACTTTCAACCAACAAAAGTAGTTATACAAGTTGCAACCCTCAGTCATACCACCTACTTagtaaagaacaaagaagaaacaatCTTCGGAAAGAATctttaatatttatgaaaggtGTCATGGATGAATGTACTCATGTAGCAAATTTCTCAG TACCAGTTGATCCAAGCCTCATTATAGTGGTTCAAGCCAAAGAAGATGCCTATATTCCACGAACAGGAGTTCGAAGTTTACAAGAAATTTGGCCTGGTTGTGAGATCCGATACTTAGAAGGGGGTCATATTAGTGCTTATCTTTTTAAACAAGGACTCTTCAG acAAGCCATCTATGATGCATTTGAACGCTTCCTCCATAAATACGCTAACTAA